A stretch of bacterium DNA encodes these proteins:
- the fabG gene encoding 3-oxoacyl-[acyl-carrier-protein] reductase, translating into MSEEKRIALITGASSGIGRVCAIELAKEGCTVIINYYPVPACEADAANVVKEIEASGGKAKAIGCDVTKSEEVEKMIAQIMDEFGRIDVLVNNAGITRDGLLVRMSDDDWERVINTNLNSVFYVTRPVAKIMMKQRSGNIVNMASITGVFGNAGQANYASTKAAVIGFTKTIAKELASRGIVANAVAPGFIATPMTEKLDTDKIAERIPLKRLGTPEDIADLVKFLSKPNLYITGQVIGVDGGLVI; encoded by the coding sequence ATGAGTGAAGAAAAAAGAATAGCACTAATAACAGGCGCATCAAGCGGAATTGGAAGAGTTTGCGCTATAGAACTGGCAAAAGAAGGTTGCACCGTTATAATTAACTATTATCCCGTGCCGGCATGCGAAGCTGATGCTGCCAATGTAGTTAAAGAAATTGAAGCATCAGGCGGAAAAGCAAAAGCTATCGGCTGCGATGTTACAAAAAGTGAAGAAGTAGAAAAAATGATTGCCCAAATCATGGATGAATTTGGCAGGATTGACGTACTTGTGAACAATGCAGGAATTACAAGAGACGGTTTGCTGGTAAGAATGTCCGATGATGACTGGGAAAGAGTTATCAATACAAACCTGAACAGTGTATTTTATGTAACAAGACCTGTTGCTAAAATAATGATGAAGCAAAGAAGCGGAAATATTGTTAACATGGCAAGTATTACAGGCGTTTTCGGTAATGCAGGTCAGGCTAATTATGCTTCCACAAAGGCTGCTGTTATAGGTTTTACAAAAACAATTGCAAAAGAATTGGCTTCCAGAGGCATTGTAGCAAATGCAGTAGCACCGGGATTTATTGCAACTCCTATGACAGAAAAATTGGATACAGATAAAATAGCTGAGCGTATCCCTCTTAAGAGACTAGGAACACCAGAAGACATTGCTGATCTGGTAAAATTCCTCTCCAAACCGAATTTATACATAACAGGACAGGTAATTGGAGTTGATGGCGGTTTAGTTATATAA
- a CDS encoding TadE/TadG family type IV pilus assembly protein, with the protein MRFNNMFDNKKAQALVEFALIAPILIMLLLMITEFGYILNVRNTLSEATKDALAQTNSKFNNITGATTAAKRANVENELQASITAYLRKRAVPNPSSVYVYIYTDPNGISTVRTSYPYRLAMSAFAALLPGPSGAPTITLETSQIINSAIVHVNNFNSGLTTQQLSSFFSAPSSSLNTNIVFNVITPTVSENLKWHTALLVSWYDNDDLSYVTNADYAANSTDFGKPIYARLYNWYGQDLLPANERINLRTATIQVRSPYYNGGNWLETKIPYVWILAALDYTEVYYTKYNSTVDINASGLGWTLNECSTNNYYWASDECPIKWSGTTYPYLYRIYPVMYSQTDHDLFMQSFGYRWCGANGVNNAAGTQARCNSDQIGSHTAQELALKGFTRDGVYSPASGFNFSYNKRGNYEYINNLGSTHINSIQHYTVQSRDTSGNFDGNYIINIFQPIISYYFASETEPVDPAKINDTNGPLYKAFQWKFTINGLGKMTSGVGNSNIMNVYMDTDGDGIPDAWDNKPAYFDADGNGILDGYQQSMGSFDSSGSLINQFSSAATGDYTYPVPGVNQTSGGYNVGPPISTPFLFYGPFCDTRKTVATKKSLIADSVLSQFKTNGGKLYVQCDTGSGTYNDLCRYYPTWDSSATIALNQKVNFINGHICGNDICLDKSSEMTYLENNNFVATNKVTRTPHLPLGW; encoded by the coding sequence ATGCGTTTTAATAATATGTTTGATAATAAAAAAGCTCAGGCATTAGTGGAATTTGCCTTAATTGCACCAATTTTGATAATGCTGCTGCTAATGATTACAGAATTTGGTTATATACTGAATGTCAGAAATACTCTGTCAGAAGCGACTAAAGATGCTTTAGCACAAACTAACAGCAAATTTAACAATATCACAGGTGCTACAACAGCAGCTAAAAGAGCTAATGTAGAAAACGAATTACAGGCAAGTATTACTGCTTATCTTAGAAAACGAGCTGTTCCTAATCCTTCAAGCGTTTACGTGTATATATATACAGATCCTAACGGGATTTCTACAGTCAGGACTTCTTATCCATACAGACTGGCAATGTCTGCATTTGCTGCATTACTTCCGGGGCCGTCCGGTGCTCCGACTATAACACTTGAAACATCGCAAATTATCAATTCTGCAATAGTTCATGTAAATAATTTCAATTCAGGCTTAACTACGCAGCAATTATCTTCGTTTTTTTCTGCACCTTCAAGCTCATTAAATACAAATATTGTATTTAATGTTATAACCCCAACTGTCAGTGAAAATTTAAAGTGGCATACTGCTCTTTTGGTAAGCTGGTATGATAATGATGATCTTAGTTATGTTACTAATGCTGACTATGCTGCTAATAGCACTGATTTCGGTAAGCCTATTTATGCACGACTATATAACTGGTATGGTCAGGACTTATTGCCCGCGAATGAACGTATAAACCTCAGAACTGCAACTATACAAGTAAGATCGCCATATTATAACGGTGGAAACTGGTTGGAAACCAAAATTCCCTATGTATGGATACTGGCAGCACTTGACTACACAGAAGTTTATTACACAAAATATAATTCAACAGTAGATATAAATGCTAGCGGGTTAGGGTGGACATTAAATGAATGCTCTACTAATAACTATTACTGGGCTTCTGATGAATGCCCTATAAAATGGTCAGGTACAACTTATCCTTATTTGTACAGAATATACCCTGTAATGTACAGTCAAACTGATCATGATTTATTCATGCAATCTTTTGGTTATCGTTGGTGCGGTGCGAACGGGGTGAATAACGCTGCAGGCACTCAAGCCAGATGCAACAGTGATCAAATTGGCTCTCATACTGCACAGGAACTCGCTTTAAAAGGTTTTACACGAGATGGTGTTTATAGTCCAGCAAGCGGGTTTAATTTTTCTTATAATAAGAGGGGAAATTATGAATATATTAATAATCTTGGTTCAACACATATAAATTCGATACAGCATTACACAGTTCAATCAAGAGACACCAGCGGTAATTTTGACGGTAATTACATAATTAATATATTTCAGCCTATTATATCTTATTACTTTGCCTCTGAAACAGAACCTGTTGACCCTGCTAAAATCAATGATACAAATGGACCATTATATAAGGCATTTCAATGGAAATTTACTATTAATGGACTAGGGAAAATGACTAGCGGTGTAGGAAATTCAAATATAATGAATGTTTATATGGACACAGATGGTGACGGAATCCCTGATGCGTGGGATAATAAACCTGCTTATTTTGACGCAGACGGAAATGGAATTTTAGATGGTTATCAACAATCTATGGGATCATTTGATTCTTCAGGGAGTTTGATAAATCAATTTAGCAGTGCAGCTACAGGTGATTATACATACCCGGTTCCCGGTGTGAACCAGACTTCAGGGGGATATAACGTAGGTCCGCCTATTTCAACTCCATTTTTATTTTACGGTCCATTTTGTGATACAAGAAAAACTGTTGCAACAAAAAAAAGTTTAATTGCTGATTCCGTTCTTTCTCAATTCAAAACTAACGGCGGCAAGTTATATGTGCAGTGTGATACAGGAAGCGGTACATATAATGATTTATGCAGGTATTATCCTACATGGGATTCTAGCGCGACAATCGCACTAAACCAGAAAGTAAACTTTATAAATGGTCATATCTGCGGAAACGATATATGCTTAGATAAATCTTCTGAAATGACATATCTTGAGAATAATAATTTTGTGGCAACAAACAAAGTTACAAGAACTCCACATCTGCCATTAGGCTGGTAA
- a CDS encoding acyl carrier protein, translated as MSDTFERVKKVIVDQLSVEESEVTPEASFTNDLGADSLDTVELVMAFEEEFGVEIPDEEAEKIIKVQDAVSFIQKNKE; from the coding sequence ATGAGCGATACTTTTGAAAGAGTAAAAAAAGTAATAGTTGATCAATTAAGCGTAGAAGAATCTGAAGTTACACCTGAAGCCAGTTTTACAAACGATTTAGGCGCAGATTCACTTGATACAGTTGAATTAGTAATGGCTTTCGAAGAAGAATTCGGTGTTGAAATACCTGATGAAGAAGCTGAAAAAATCATTAAAGTTCAAGATGCTGTAAGCTTTATCCAAAAAAATAAAGAGTAA
- the fabF gene encoding beta-ketoacyl-ACP synthase II, with the protein MSNKTRRVVITGMGVVSPFGVGLDLFWDNLVKGNSGIKPVTIVDLSKHPVQIGGECAGFDPELYLDKKEAKKMDRFTQLGVVAAIEAMKDSGLDMSKEDPTRLGVYIGSASGGMATIEKNHQAIMEKGPSKCSPFTVPMMIVDIAAGRISIMFNAKGPNKCIVTACATASHCLGDAFRSIVYGDADMMIAGGCEAPLTSLAMAGFSSARTLSRRNDEPTLASRPFDKDRDGFVMSEGAGVFVLEELEHALARGAKIYAEFVGYGATADANDIVAPCSDGEGAGRAMQCALRDAGMNPEEIQYINAHGTSTPLGDIAETVAVKRVFGDYAKNGLLVTSTKSMTGHALGAAGAIEAAACLKVIETGIVPPTINLDNPDDECDLDYVPNHARKVDNIKGVMSNSFGFGGHNASIIFKKFEQ; encoded by the coding sequence ATGAGTAATAAAACCAGAAGAGTTGTAATAACAGGAATGGGCGTAGTAAGTCCATTCGGTGTAGGTCTAGACTTATTCTGGGATAATCTTGTAAAAGGTAACAGCGGGATTAAACCTGTAACTATCGTGGATTTGTCAAAACATCCAGTTCAAATCGGCGGTGAGTGTGCAGGTTTTGATCCTGAACTTTATCTGGACAAAAAAGAAGCCAAAAAAATGGACAGATTTACTCAACTCGGTGTAGTAGCTGCTATCGAAGCTATGAAAGATTCCGGATTGGATATGAGTAAAGAAGATCCAACAAGATTAGGTGTATATATTGGCAGTGCTTCTGGTGGAATGGCAACGATCGAAAAAAATCATCAGGCAATTATGGAAAAAGGTCCGTCAAAATGCAGCCCTTTTACTGTGCCGATGATGATTGTTGATATTGCCGCAGGAAGAATTTCCATTATGTTTAATGCAAAAGGTCCGAACAAATGTATAGTTACAGCTTGTGCTACAGCTTCACATTGTTTGGGAGATGCGTTCAGATCAATTGTTTATGGTGATGCAGACATGATGATAGCCGGAGGCTGCGAAGCTCCGCTAACTTCACTTGCAATGGCAGGTTTTTCCAGCGCAAGAACTTTATCCAGAAGAAATGACGAGCCTACTCTAGCAAGCAGACCTTTTGATAAAGACAGAGACGGGTTTGTTATGTCTGAAGGCGCGGGTGTTTTTGTTCTTGAAGAGCTTGAACATGCTTTAGCCAGAGGCGCAAAAATTTATGCTGAATTTGTAGGATATGGAGCAACTGCTGATGCTAACGACATCGTAGCGCCATGTTCAGACGGTGAAGGTGCAGGCAGAGCAATGCAATGCGCTCTTAGAGATGCCGGAATGAATCCTGAAGAAATTCAATATATTAATGCCCATGGCACAAGTACACCACTTGGAGATATTGCGGAAACTGTCGCAGTAAAAAGAGTTTTTGGCGATTATGCTAAAAACGGTTTGCTGGTCACTTCCACAAAAAGTATGACAGGGCATGCTTTAGGCGCAGCAGGCGCTATTGAAGCAGCAGCTTGTTTAAAAGTTATTGAAACAGGAATTGTTCCTCCTACCATTAACCTTGATAATCCAGATGATGAGTGTGATTTAGATTATGTTCCAAATCATGCAAGAAAAGTAGACAATATAAAAGGTGTAATGTCGAATTCATTCGGGTTTGGCGGACATAATGCTTCAATTATCTTCAAAAAATTTGAACAATAA
- the tmk gene encoding dTMP kinase, producing METQTKHGYPGLLIVIEGTDGAGRSTQIEKLREWLAIESYGVVVSQWKTSKLMANVIDNAKERNLLNAYTFSLLYASDFADRLEQVIVPALKAGLVVLADRYTYTAYARDVVRGVSPEWARKLYDYAPEPDMVFYLKMPVEALLKRIISSSGLNYYESGRDIGLSTDFYESFKLYQRKIIAEYTKMEQEFNFVTIEGTLKADHIQNKLQMKLNELLKTGVLS from the coding sequence ATGGAAACACAAACTAAACACGGTTATCCCGGTCTTTTAATTGTAATAGAAGGAACTGACGGAGCAGGAAGGTCTACACAGATTGAAAAACTTCGTGAATGGCTTGCTATAGAAAGTTATGGTGTTGTTGTCAGTCAGTGGAAAACTTCCAAGCTGATGGCTAATGTTATTGATAATGCAAAAGAAAGAAACCTTTTAAACGCTTACACATTTAGTTTGCTTTATGCTTCGGATTTTGCTGACAGGCTTGAGCAGGTAATTGTACCGGCTTTGAAAGCAGGACTTGTTGTTCTTGCCGATAGATACACTTACACAGCTTATGCAAGAGATGTAGTAAGAGGAGTAAGTCCTGAATGGGCAAGAAAATTATATGATTATGCTCCCGAGCCCGATATGGTTTTTTATTTAAAAATGCCTGTAGAAGCTTTACTCAAAAGAATTATTTCTTCAAGCGGTTTAAATTATTATGAATCAGGACGTGATATAGGACTAAGTACTGATTTTTACGAAAGTTTTAAGCTTTATCAAAGAAAAATTATTGCTGAATATACCAAAATGGAACAGGAATTTAATTTTGTTACTATTGAAGGAACTCTTAAAGCTGACCATATTCAAAACAAATTACAAATGAAACTGAACGAACTGCTTAAAACAGGTGTCTTAAGTTAA
- the tmk gene encoding dTMP kinase, giving the protein MRLSNNHDLPGTLIVVEGVDGSGKSTQISLLRDWLDSTVHGVIFTEWNSSKLISETTRKAKKKNLLTPRTFSLLHAVDFADRLEQIIVPALKAGFIVLADRYVYTAFARDVARGVDRNWVRNMYGFAIKPDLAFYFNVPVDISLSRICTNRAPKFYEAGMDLNLHNDPYESYKIFQGRVIGEYDKMVDEYNLIKMNAVDTIHSQQILLRDIVRKKLDEKGIKV; this is encoded by the coding sequence ATGCGTTTATCCAATAATCATGATTTACCGGGGACTTTAATAGTTGTAGAGGGTGTTGACGGTTCAGGAAAAAGTACACAAATATCATTATTGAGGGACTGGCTGGATTCTACAGTTCACGGGGTTATATTTACCGAGTGGAATTCATCAAAATTAATATCTGAAACCACCAGAAAAGCCAAAAAAAAGAATTTATTAACTCCCAGGACTTTTAGCTTGCTTCATGCAGTTGATTTTGCTGACAGATTGGAACAAATTATCGTACCTGCATTGAAAGCCGGATTTATTGTGCTTGCTGACAGGTATGTTTATACGGCTTTTGCAAGAGATGTTGCCAGAGGAGTAGACAGAAACTGGGTTAGAAACATGTATGGTTTTGCCATAAAACCTGATCTCGCTTTTTATTTTAATGTACCGGTGGATATTTCGCTCTCAAGAATTTGTACAAACAGAGCGCCAAAGTTTTATGAAGCAGGTATGGATTTGAATTTACACAACGACCCTTATGAAAGTTATAAAATTTTTCAGGGTCGGGTTATTGGCGAATATGACAAAATGGTTGATGAATATAATCTTATCAAAATGAATGCTGTTGATACTATTCACAGCCAACAAATTTTGTTAAGAGATATAGTCAGAAAAAAACTTGATGAAAAAGGAATAAAAGTATAA
- the fabD gene encoding ACP S-malonyltransferase yields MSKLAFIFPGQGSQYIGMGKDLYEKFDIAKKVFDEFDFILGSSLSKLCFEGNEEDLRQTINSQPAILAVSIAAYEVLKAKSKLVPDYLAGHSLGEYSALYAGGVINLKEIIKLVQKRAELMNEAPSGSMTAILSLDDDKIQQLLKEASSEGIVCAANYNTPDQTVISGETKAVEKANELAKEMGAKRVIPLPVSGGFHSPLMKPIAEKFEKFVNNTNVNDANINIVTNVDAKATVDKAEFSSKMIKQVYSSVYWKQTISFMAEQGVETFIEIGPGKVLSGMIKKICKTAKVYNVSDVESLEKLVNECVIEVGV; encoded by the coding sequence ATGAGTAAATTGGCTTTTATTTTTCCCGGACAGGGCTCTCAATATATTGGAATGGGAAAAGATTTATATGAAAAATTTGACATTGCAAAAAAAGTATTTGATGAGTTTGATTTTATCCTCGGAAGCAGTTTATCAAAGCTTTGTTTTGAAGGTAATGAAGAAGATTTAAGACAAACAATTAATTCTCAGCCTGCTATACTGGCTGTTTCAATAGCTGCTTACGAAGTATTAAAAGCAAAAAGCAAATTAGTGCCTGATTATTTGGCGGGTCATAGTCTTGGAGAATATTCCGCTCTTTATGCAGGTGGGGTAATTAACCTTAAAGAAATTATAAAGCTCGTCCAGAAACGTGCAGAATTAATGAATGAAGCTCCGTCAGGAAGCATGACGGCAATTCTTTCGTTGGATGATGACAAAATACAACAATTACTGAAAGAAGCTTCATCTGAAGGGATAGTTTGTGCGGCTAATTACAATACACCGGATCAGACGGTTATAAGCGGTGAAACAAAAGCTGTTGAGAAAGCTAATGAGCTTGCTAAAGAAATGGGCGCTAAAAGAGTCATTCCTCTTCCTGTAAGCGGCGGTTTTCATTCGCCGTTAATGAAGCCTATAGCCGAAAAATTCGAAAAATTTGTCAATAACACTAACGTTAATGACGCAAATATCAATATTGTTACCAATGTTGACGCGAAAGCAACTGTTGATAAAGCTGAATTTTCATCAAAAATGATTAAACAGGTTTACTCTTCAGTTTATTGGAAACAGACAATCAGTTTTATGGCTGAACAAGGCGTGGAAACTTTTATTGAAATAGGACCGGGTAAAGTGTTATCGGGAATGATAAAGAAAATTTGCAAAACAGCAAAGGTTTATAATGTTTCTGACGTTGAATCCTTAGAAAAATTAGTAAATGAGTGTGTTATAGAGGTTGGTGTTTAA